In the Lactobacillus paragasseri genome, TTTCTCTCAACTGGTTTATATCATTCGTCATTCTTTGGACCCCTATATTTATTCGGACAGCATAAATTACCACGAACAGCGGAATTGATTAAATATGCACTTAGAATAACGACTTTAAATGGTATTTATACAGGAATTAAATTTAGACGTGACTACTTCAAACTCTCTAAAGAAGAGCAAGAAAATGTTCACAACTGGGTATATGGGTTATGCGATAGATTATATGCTAATGAGCTTAACCACATTCATCTTTTATATGAAGACACTGGTTTAGAAGATAAGGTTGAACATTATATTCATTACACCTTAAACAAGGCACTTATGAACTTAGGACAAGAGCCCAAGTATCCTGAAAATGTTGAAACTTTAGATCCTACTTTAACAACAGGTTTGATGGAAAGTGCAATGATTGAAGATTTCTTCTTTTATACAAATGCCCATCCAATTCTAAAAATGCGTGAAATAAAGAAATAAGGAGTTAGCCCTCAAGGCTAACTCCTTATTTTGTCTTTTTAGCTTTCGTCTTTGATTCTGGTTTTTGATAATTACGAATGACCTCAATTTTCTCTTCAATTGCTTTAACCAGTAAGTCGCTATACTTATCTGGATCAGCCACAATTTTATCACTTGAGCCCAAAATATCGATTCTAAAGTGTGATACATTTACATATTCTGAAATAGTTTCAAAATAAATATTTACTTCATATTCATCTTCATTATTACAAAAATTGCTAATTTTTTTGTAATTAGCAAAGGGAAGATTAATGATGTTACTCTCTAATGCAAAAGTCATTGGTCTTCTTCCACTAATTGCAAGTTGCGTTTGAATAAGTGAATTATGCTTAAAAGCTTGGACTGCTTCACCAATCATCTTAGTTGCAATTTTCTTTAATTTAGTTTTTGTTATTTCACTATACTTAATTGTTTCAAGATCTTGAAGATAATCTTGTTCTTCAATTTTTTTAGTTAATTCTTCTTGTTTAATTTTCACGATAAAAATTCCTTCATGTATCCTTTTTTCATTACTAAGATACTCAATAAATCTTATTCATGCAACCGAAAAAAGTTAGATTTGATTAATCAAACTGTAAAGCAAAGCTAAGTAGTTCCATTACCTTAAGCATATCTTCTGGTCTAAGATGATCTGCTGGTTTTTCATCTAATAAACGCATTCTAGAAAAGGTTTGAATTTGTGCTGCATTTACTCGTCCATGAACCCGATAGCCTAGCAAGTCTAGATATGTCGGAAAATGATTGCCGTGTGAAGTAATGGGACAGAGCATTAAATAATTAGTTTTCTCATTGTATGAATTAGAGGACACTACAACTGCAGGGTGCTTCCCCTTCATTTCCTGTCCAACCGATGGTGAAAAATCCGCCCATACAATATCTCCTTGTTTAAATCTAATCTTCGGCATGACGTAATTCCTCCATAGCCAAATTTTCCCAAGCTTCCCTTTCTGGTCCTGGTACATCTTCAAATTTAGCATCAGAGGTATAAGGATTCGAAATTTTCGGTATTAAGATCAAACTACCATCAGATTTTTGATGAATTGTATACTCAGTTCCTACCTCTACTTTAAACGAAGCAGGAAGTGAAAAGCCTACTGAGTTACCAACCTTTTGAGTTACAATATGATGAATAGATATTTTCATAAGTTTTTACCTCATTAAGTTACTTTCAAAAATATTGTAGTACTAAAAAAGACTAACTTTCAAAAGAAAGCTAGTCTTTTTGGCGAGAAACATACAAAAGTATGTCAGGGTCTTTGTTTCACAGCCAAAGGAGCCCATCATCAGCACTTCCCGTGCTTTGACTTCTAGAGTCCAGATGATCTCTGTCAAAGAACGCATCTCGCGTTTTCCTCGACTCGTCGCATCTATAATTATACTAAATTTTTCTTATTTTTTCTATTATTGCGCGTCTTAAAAAAGATCTCGCCCATCAATTGGGCCAGCATAAAACCCATTGCAATCGCAATTGTGACAATTGCCACTCGTAAAATTAAGTCTTCTGCATCAGACAGCTGCCCTTCTACCATTGCACGTACTGCCTGATAGGCTGGCACACCTGGCACAAGTGGTACAACACCGGGAATGTTGAAAACAGTTACGGGGCATTTTTTAATTCGAGCAAATACTAAACCTAAAATTCCAACGCACAATGCTCCTAAAAGATTAGATCCTAATCGGCCAATGCCAATTCGATTAGCCAACCAATACAAGATCCAACCCGCACTCCCACTGACACCGCATAACACAAGAGCACGGTGAGGGACATTAATAATTAGTCCAAAGCCCACAGAAGCAAGCCAGGCAAACACTAAATTAACAATTATTTCTAACCAAAAAGGCATCACATCACACCCCATAATAACTTAATTGCAATACCGATGCCGCCACCAAGAGCAATAGCAGTTAAAACTGCCTCTGTTGTTCTAGCCATCCCCGACAATAAATCACCACCAAACAGATCTCGCAGAGCATTAGTTATCGCCACTCCAGGCACCAATGTCATCAAGGATCCGATTAAGATATTATCGACAATAAGCTTAGGAAACAACTTGCAAGCAAAAATGGTAATTACTCCCATAAAAATTGCCGTCACCATTTCAGCTAAAAAACGAATATTAGTATAGCGTTTAATAGCTAAATACACAGCATATGATAAACCGCCAATAACAGCTGCTGCTGGAAAATCAATCCAGTCATAATCATCCATAAATAAGACCATCAAAGTCGGACTCAAAATTGCAGCTCCAATAATTTGAAGCCAAATTGGAAAATCTGGAATAGAAATTGAAATCTGTTGAAGTCTTTCCTGTAATTCCTTCAAAGTGATTTTTTCGGCAGCAAATTCACGTGATAACTCATTAACCCGGTCTACCAACTCTAAATTAATGTTTCTTTTCTTAACTTGCGTAACTTGAGTATAGGAATGTTCACCTAAACTCATAAATATTCCAGTTGGAGTTGTAAAACATCTAGCACCAGTAATACCTGCGTTGCGGGCTATTCTCATCATCGTATCTTCAACTCGATAAGTTTCGCTGCCGCCTTCGATCATTAATCTACCTGCTTTTAAGCAAGTATCGAGCACTTCAGCGGCATAGTCTTGACTCACATGCTCTTTATTCATTTTTATCCTCTAAAATACTTATCTATTCATTATTCATTTTTTCAATATCGATTGTCTTGTCAACCCAGTTTCCTCTAAAGAAGTCTCTTTCGTGACTTACAATAATTACTCCACCTTTAAACTCAACAATTGCCTTTCGCAAAGAATCTTTAGTAGCAATATCCAAGTGGTTAGTAGGTTCATCTAAAAACAATAAATTAGATGGTTCAAACTGCATCTTGGCTAGTTTAACCTTTTCTTGTTCTCCACCAGATAACTCCCTTAAGGGACTCATTGCTTGCTGAGCCGTCAAACCCATTCTAGCTAAAGCTTGACGTAATTCTCTAGGACGCAATCGTGGAAATTCTTCTTGTAAATATTGCAAAGGCGTCATATTTTTATTAGGCCAAACGAGATCTTGCTGAAAATATGCCAGCTCAGCAGTTGAAGATAATTCAAAATTACCATAAATTGGTTTCAATTTTCCTAGCAATGTCTTCAATAAAGTAGTTTTCCCAATTCCATTAAAACCGGTTACTGCTACCTTTTCACCATTTCCAACAGAGAAATTAAATGCTGACTTAACTAACGCCTGATCATACCCAATTACCAAATCCTGAGTTTGCAGCAGCAAGTTTGAAGCTGTATCAACATAGGGGAAAACGACATGCGCTTTTTTATTATTTTGTGGTGGCGTTAAAATATCCATCTTTGCTAGTTGCTTTTCCCGCGACTTAGCACTCTTAGATCTTGAACCAGCTTTATTCTTTCTAATATATGCTTCAGTCTTTTTGATTTTTCGTTGCTGATTGGCATAAGCTTTTAAATAACTCTCTCGGTCAGCTTCTTTTTGTCGTAAGGCATGTTTTAAATCCCCGCTATAGCGAGTAATGGTGCCAAAATCAATATCAATAATGCAGTTGGTAATTCTCCCTAAGAAATCATAATCATGTGATACTACAATAAAAGCTCCTTCAAAATCATTTAAATAATCAGCTAACCAATCAATGTGGTTAACATCTAAATAGTTCGTCGGTTCATCTAAAACTAAAACATCAGGATTTTGTAAAAGAAGTTTAGCCAAAATCAATTTAGACCGCTGTCCACCAGAAAGCTTAGCTACATCTCGCTCATAACCTAAATCAGCTAAGCCCAGTCCTGTTGCTACTCGGTCAATCTTAGTATCAATATCGTAAAATTCCTTTTCTTCAAGGAGAGTTTGAATTTTACCGGCTTTTTCTAAGAGAGAGTCATCCCCATTTTCACCATATTTCACATAAAGGTCATTCAATTCTTTTTCTTTTTGAAAAAGATCGCTAAATGCTGTTTGTAAAAACTCTTTAATTCCTATACCTGCTTTAAGTTTGGCATACTGGTCTAAATAACCGACATGGAGTTTATTTTGCCACTTAACCTCGCCCTCATCTTGGGTAATTTCACCAGTTAGAATCTTAATTAAAGTCGATTTACCAACTCCATTTTGCCCAGTTACCCCCATATGGTCTTCTTTATTTAAAACAAAATTTGCGTCTTCGTATAAAGTTTTATCAATAAAAGTTTGGCTTAGATTTTTAACCGTTAATAAGCTCATTATTTCCTCTAGTCTAGATTATTTTCTTGATCTTTTAATTTATTTTGTTGCTTAGCATCATATTCTTGCAAAGCATTCAACACTCTTGGCCATTGTCTTTTAGGAATAATTAGTTGGAGTTTATTGTGATAAATTGGAAAATCACTGGCTTTCATCCCTGTTATTTTTGCTAGTTCTTCATCTGTTAAATGATACTTGGCCACAATGGCTTTAATTTCATAAGATGCATGTCCCCTAAAATATGAAAGAACATAAAAGAATGCTGCAAAAATACCTGCACATAAAACAGCCATTGGCAGAGAAAAATGAAATGTCCGTTGCGCAATAAAAAACACTGCAATAAATGCAATCAGTGCAGAAATTATCCCGTAAATGACTGGAAAATACTTATTTTGCTTCATTTTTTATCATCCTTTTTATTACACTAGTTTTTCAAATATTACATTCAATTTACGCAAATAACTTTTTTGTAAAAAAATGTAAATTGTGTTTTATTTTACTGCAATAATCCTCTTATATAATACAGTTTGTTAAGTAAATTAAAAATGACTTTTTAAATATCATTAGTGTAACACGATTACCATTCAATTATTATTAAATTTACACTTAAAAGGAGTAAACACTTTGACACATAAGAAGGGAATTTCAGTAGTACTTATTGCCCTACTAGGTTGCGGTTTTCTTACAAATTCAGTTACTTCCAAAGCAGCTGATCAAGATACTAATTTTAATGTTTCTAAAAGCCTAGTTGAAAATACAATTAAACCAACTCTTCTCAGTAAAAAATTTAAAGAAGAACAAATCAAAGAATTTAGAGAAAATAAATTAGTAGAAATTAAGTTTGAAGAAAAAAGAATTAATCATGAAAATTCTAATTCTCAATTAGGTAATTAAAACTTTGCCAACAAGAGTTGCAGTTATCAGACAAAATCACTAAGATAGAATCATCAACAGATATCTAAAAAAAAAGCAGTTAGCGTTTCGCTAACTGCTTTTTTCTTAATTTCCATCCCATGGAATCGTATCAGAATCTTTATCATAAATAACATAATTTCTAAAGTCTTCTGGATCATTCCAGTCTAGACCTTGCTGTAAGCTATTTTGTCTTGTTTCTTGATTACGTAATTTTTCTTTCTTTAAACCTAAGCTAGAACGGACCAAATCTGAGACGCGTTGTAATTCTTTAGTAGAAGCTACTTGCATTGCAGCAGAGCCAATCCAAACATTATGTCCATGAATATAGCCACTCTTAATATCCTGCGTACAACTACGATAGTTCATTGCAATTGAAAGCATATCATCAAAAGTTAGGTTAGTTTTAACATACTTGGCAAAGACTTTGAGAATCTTACGATAATTTGTGATTGAGTTAACTGACATTCCTTTACGTACAATGTCATTAATGACCTGTCTTTGTCGCATTTGTCGGCCGTAATCGCCCTTAGGATCTTCTTTACGCATTCGAACGTAGTCTAGAGCTTCTTTACCATTCAAGTGCTGCTTACCCTTTTTGAAATGCGTGTGATAAGTAAAGGTAAATGGAACATTAACATCTACCCCTCCTAAGGCCTCTACCATGCTCTCTAAGGCTTTCATATTAACTTCCATATAATAGTTAACTGGGGTATTTACTAGTGCTCTAACCGTTCGTGTAGCTCCTTTACTGCCACCAATTTGATAAGCTGAATTGACCCGGAACATGTAGTATCTTCCCTCACCCTTACCATCTCCCTTAATATCAGCTAGCAAGTCCCTAGGAATTGATGTCATCGTTGCTTCTTTTTTCTGCGGATTCATAGTTGCTAAAATCATCGTATCTGAATTTCCGCGATCGTGCCTACCTTCAATTCCTTGGTCAACACCAAGAATTAAAATAGAGATTGGCTTCTTCTGAGAAATTAACTGCGAAGTTTTTCCAGTCCCGCGATAAGCCTGCTGCACCGAACTCATAGCTGAGAAATAAGCATGAGCAAAATAGGCTACGCTTCCGCAAACAAGTAGAATTGTTAAGAGACCTACCAGGCGAGCAAAGTTATTTCCATTCTTAATATTTTTTTTATTCGCCGCAAAAACATTATTTCTTTCTAGTTTTTTATTTGGCTTATTAGGTTCATCTGGTCTCATTAATTTTTGACTCCTCTGGCTATTAGCTTACCTTTTCATATTACAAAAATCACTGGCTAAGCACATTAGTTTCATTATTAAAAAATTTTTATTTTTTAGCAAGCGAAATAATGTTCTATAATGGTGATTAATAAAATTTGTATCACAGAAAGAAGGAAAAAATATGGCTCTTCCAACAAGAAATGAAGTATCCGATGATCTTAAGTGGGACTTAAGTCGTGTTTTTAAGAACGATCAAGAATGGGAACAAGAATATAAGCAGGTTGCACAAGAAATCAAGAACTTAAGTAAATTTAAGGGAACACTTGCCAAATCTGGTAAAGATCTTTACGAAGGAATTACAGCAATTTTAGCTGTAAATCGACGCTTAGAAAAAGTATATGTTTACGCTACAATGTCAAGCGATGTAGACACAAGCAATAATCATTACCTCGGTTTTGTTGCTAAAGCACAAAGCTTAGCTAATCAAATGAGTGCTGCAATTGCTTTTGTCGATCCTGAAATATTATCTATTCCAGAAGAAACCCTTGCTAAGTTTATGCAAGATGAACCACGTTTAGAAAATTATCGACACCGCCTTGAACAGATTACGCAAAAACGTCCTCATACCTTGCCAGCAAATGAAGAAAAAATCATTGCTGACGCTGGAGATGCAATGGGTACATCTGCTAATACCTTCAACGTCTTAACTAATTCTGATATGGAATATGGCTACGTCCAAGATGAAGACGGTGAAATGGTTCAATTATCTGACGGGCTATATTCACTTTTAATCCAATCTCAAGACCGCAACGTCCGTAAAAACGCCTTTGACGTGATGTACGCAAGCTACGGACAGTTTGAAAACAGTCTTGCTTCAACTTTATCAGGTGAGGTAAAAGCTCACAATTTTAATGCTCGCGTACATAAATACAATTCGGCTAGAGAAGCTGCTTTAAGTGAAAATAGTGTACCAACAGCTGTTTACGATACATTGATCAAGGAAGTAAATAGCCACCTTGACTTACTTCACCGTTACGTTGCATTAAGAAAGAAAATTCTAGGCTTAAAAGACCTTCAAATGTACGATATGTACGTACCATTAACCGGGAAGCCAGTTCTTTCTTATAACTTTGAGGAAGCAAAAGCAGAAGCAAGAAAGGCCTTAGCTCCACTAGGCGAAGACTATTTAAAACATGTTGATTATATTTTTAATAACCGCGTAATTGATGTGGTTGAAAATCAAAACAAGGTTACTGGTGCATATTCAGGTGGTGCTTACGATACTGATCCATATGAACTACTTAACTGGGAAGATAACC is a window encoding:
- a CDS encoding ribonucleotide-diphosphate reductase subunit beta; translation: MNKKSYYKASNWNAVEDQVDRSAWARLNDIVYEPRRVPIHKDRDEFFHLPKAEQTMLLHSFGSLALSSTLQMKVSLSKIKQDAENSEEAAVYNALQYLESINNKAYGHALSEFSISDEQRDEAFNWANQNPYLQKKMRLLNTVYQSENAIQKKAAHVFLSTGLYHSSFFGPLYLFGQHKLPRTAELIKYALRITTLNGIYTGIKFRRDYFKLSKEEQENVHNWVYGLCDRLYANELNHIHLLYEDTGLEDKVEHYIHYTLNKALMNLGQEPKYPENVETLDPTLTTGLMESAMIEDFFFYTNAHPILKMREIKK
- a CDS encoding type II toxin-antitoxin system PemK/MazF family toxin; translated protein: MPKIRFKQGDIVWADFSPSVGQEMKGKHPAVVVSSNSYNEKTNYLMLCPITSHGNHFPTYLDLLGYRVHGRVNAAQIQTFSRMRLLDEKPADHLRPEDMLKVMELLSFALQFD
- the mazE gene encoding type II toxin-antitoxin system PemI/MazE family antitoxin; this encodes MKISIHHIVTQKVGNSVGFSLPASFKVEVGTEYTIHQKSDGSLILIPKISNPYTSDAKFEDVPGPEREAWENLAMEELRHAED
- a CDS encoding threonine/serine exporter family protein; this translates as MPFWLEIIVNLVFAWLASVGFGLIINVPHRALVLCGVSGSAGWILYWLANRIGIGRLGSNLLGALCVGILGLVFARIKKCPVTVFNIPGVVPLVPGVPAYQAVRAMVEGQLSDAEDLILRVAIVTIAIAMGFMLAQLMGEIFFKTRNNRKNKKNLV
- a CDS encoding threonine/serine exporter family protein, producing the protein MNKEHVSQDYAAEVLDTCLKAGRLMIEGGSETYRVEDTMMRIARNAGITGARCFTTPTGIFMSLGEHSYTQVTQVKKRNINLELVDRVNELSREFAAEKITLKELQERLQQISISIPDFPIWLQIIGAAILSPTLMVLFMDDYDWIDFPAAAVIGGLSYAVYLAIKRYTNIRFLAEMVTAIFMGVITIFACKLFPKLIVDNILIGSLMTLVPGVAITNALRDLFGGDLLSGMARTTEAVLTAIALGGGIGIAIKLLWGVM
- a CDS encoding ABC-F family ATP-binding cassette domain-containing protein → MSLLTVKNLSQTFIDKTLYEDANFVLNKEDHMGVTGQNGVGKSTLIKILTGEITQDEGEVKWQNKLHVGYLDQYAKLKAGIGIKEFLQTAFSDLFQKEKELNDLYVKYGENGDDSLLEKAGKIQTLLEEKEFYDIDTKIDRVATGLGLADLGYERDVAKLSGGQRSKLILAKLLLQNPDVLVLDEPTNYLDVNHIDWLADYLNDFEGAFIVVSHDYDFLGRITNCIIDIDFGTITRYSGDLKHALRQKEADRESYLKAYANQQRKIKKTEAYIRKNKAGSRSKSAKSREKQLAKMDILTPPQNNKKAHVVFPYVDTASNLLLQTQDLVIGYDQALVKSAFNFSVGNGEKVAVTGFNGIGKTTLLKTLLGKLKPIYGNFELSSTAELAYFQQDLVWPNKNMTPLQYLQEEFPRLRPRELRQALARMGLTAQQAMSPLRELSGGEQEKVKLAKMQFEPSNLLFLDEPTNHLDIATKDSLRKAIVEFKGGVIIVSHERDFFRGNWVDKTIDIEKMNNE
- a CDS encoding LCP family protein, producing the protein MRPDEPNKPNKKLERNNVFAANKKNIKNGNNFARLVGLLTILLVCGSVAYFAHAYFSAMSSVQQAYRGTGKTSQLISQKKPISILILGVDQGIEGRHDRGNSDTMILATMNPQKKEATMTSIPRDLLADIKGDGKGEGRYYMFRVNSAYQIGGSKGATRTVRALVNTPVNYYMEVNMKALESMVEALGGVDVNVPFTFTYHTHFKKGKQHLNGKEALDYVRMRKEDPKGDYGRQMRQRQVINDIVRKGMSVNSITNYRKILKVFAKYVKTNLTFDDMLSIAMNYRSCTQDIKSGYIHGHNVWIGSAAMQVASTKELQRVSDLVRSSLGLKKEKLRNQETRQNSLQQGLDWNDPEDFRNYVIYDKDSDTIPWDGN
- the pepF gene encoding oligoendopeptidase F, with product MALPTRNEVSDDLKWDLSRVFKNDQEWEQEYKQVAQEIKNLSKFKGTLAKSGKDLYEGITAILAVNRRLEKVYVYATMSSDVDTSNNHYLGFVAKAQSLANQMSAAIAFVDPEILSIPEETLAKFMQDEPRLENYRHRLEQITQKRPHTLPANEEKIIADAGDAMGTSANTFNVLTNSDMEYGYVQDEDGEMVQLSDGLYSLLIQSQDRNVRKNAFDVMYASYGQFENSLASTLSGEVKAHNFNARVHKYNSAREAALSENSVPTAVYDTLIKEVNSHLDLLHRYVALRKKILGLKDLQMYDMYVPLTGKPVLSYNFEEAKAEARKALAPLGEDYLKHVDYIFNNRVIDVVENQNKVTGAYSGGAYDTDPYELLNWEDNLDSLYTLVHETGHSVHSWYTRNTQPYVYGDYPIFVAEIASTTNENILTEYFLDKITDPKTRAFVLNHYLDSFKGTLFRQTQFAEFEQFIHETDANGQPLTADVLDEFYGNLNQRYYGDSVEPGGEIAMEWSRIPHFYYNFYVYQYATGFAAATALANKVVHGTEQERDAYINFLKSGSSDYPTEIMKRAGVDMTRADYLRDAFDTFEKRLNEFEKIVDELNAEK